One genomic region from Ornithinicoccus hortensis encodes:
- the rplS gene encoding 50S ribosomal protein L19 has product MHTLDDLNAESLRDDIPDFRAGDTIKVHVKVIEGSRSRIQVFQGVVIRRHGGGIGETYTVRKVSFGVGVERTFPVHSPNVDKVELVTRGDVRRAKLYYLRELRGKAAKIREKRETPSN; this is encoded by the coding sequence ATGCACACGCTCGACGACCTGAACGCCGAGAGCCTGCGGGACGACATCCCGGACTTCCGCGCCGGCGACACCATCAAGGTCCACGTCAAGGTCATCGAGGGTTCGCGCTCCCGTATCCAGGTCTTCCAGGGCGTCGTGATCCGCCGCCACGGTGGTGGCATCGGTGAGACCTACACCGTGCGCAAGGTCAGCTTCGGCGTCGGCGTCGAGCGCACCTTCCCGGTGCACTCCCCGAACGTGGACAAGGTCGAGCTGGTCACCCGCGGTGACGTCCGTCGCGCCAAGCTGTACTACCTGCGCGAGCTGCGCGGCAAGGCCGCCAAGATCCGCGAGAAGCGCGAGACCCCCAGCAACTGA
- the lepB gene encoding signal peptidase I has protein sequence MPPEQPEDLPGPDRTSDADLPETDLPETDLPDTDPAGTGPGPEDEVAATRRPARRRRSGFGSFLREVLIVGGTALVISFLIKTFVVQAFWIPSGSMEDTLIYGDRVMVAKIQAGPTQIERGDIAVFVDPGGWLMHQEVDTDRGPILNPVMDALEFVGLAPAGESNHLIKRVIGMGGDHIVCCDEQGRITVNGEPLDETYLYPGDEPSLEAFDVVVPEDHYWMMGDHRSNSRDSRANDDGTGAAGSVPADHMVGQAMVLVWPLDRWNWFGDGAGDVFADVPAPEGSAAP, from the coding sequence GTGCCACCTGAGCAACCCGAGGACCTGCCCGGGCCCGACCGGACGTCCGACGCGGACCTCCCGGAGACCGACCTCCCGGAGACCGACCTCCCGGACACGGACCCCGCCGGGACCGGGCCCGGGCCCGAGGACGAGGTCGCCGCCACCCGGCGGCCCGCCCGGCGCCGGAGGTCGGGGTTCGGGTCCTTCCTGCGCGAGGTCCTCATCGTGGGCGGGACGGCACTGGTCATCTCCTTCCTGATCAAGACCTTCGTGGTGCAGGCGTTCTGGATCCCGTCCGGCTCGATGGAGGACACCCTGATCTACGGTGACCGGGTGATGGTGGCCAAGATCCAGGCGGGGCCGACGCAGATCGAGCGCGGCGACATCGCCGTCTTCGTGGACCCGGGTGGCTGGCTGATGCACCAGGAGGTGGACACCGACCGGGGGCCCATCCTGAACCCGGTGATGGACGCCCTGGAGTTCGTGGGCCTGGCCCCCGCGGGGGAGAGCAACCACCTGATCAAACGGGTCATCGGGATGGGTGGGGACCACATCGTCTGCTGCGACGAGCAGGGCCGGATCACGGTCAACGGGGAGCCGCTGGACGAGACCTACCTCTACCCCGGTGACGAACCCAGCCTCGAGGCGTTCGACGTTGTGGTGCCGGAGGACCACTACTGGATGATGGGCGACCACCGCTCCAACTCGCGGGACTCCCGGGCCAACGACGACGGCACCGGTGCCGCCGGGTCCGTGCCGGCCGACCACATGGTCGGTCAGGCGATGGTCCTGGTGTGGCCGCTGGACCGGTGGAACTGGTTCGGCGACGGCGCCGGGGACGTGTTCGCCGACGTGCCGGCCCCGGAGGGAAGCGCGGCGCCGTGA
- a CDS encoding ribonuclease HII has protein sequence MTVTRRRRPARPPSGKPSLRLERALQREGYPVLVGMDEVGRGALAGPVSVGVVAIDETCRSAPQGVKDSKLLTRPARERLVPAIQRWCLGWGVGHASPEEIDEVGIMAALRLAGQRALAHLPTAPDLVILDGNHDWLTDPSREGLLGLLDPAVAPPVPVRTLIKADMTCSSVAAASVLAKVTRDNQMIEKAPEHPAYRWELNKGYAAPEHQEALRTLGPSPYHRRSWNITGNVVDPRELSQA, from the coding sequence GTGACCGTCACCCGTCGCCGCCGACCGGCCCGCCCGCCGAGCGGGAAGCCCAGCCTGCGCCTGGAACGGGCGCTGCAGCGCGAGGGCTACCCAGTGCTGGTCGGGATGGACGAGGTCGGACGGGGCGCCCTCGCCGGGCCCGTCTCGGTCGGTGTCGTCGCGATCGACGAGACCTGCCGGAGCGCCCCGCAGGGGGTCAAGGACTCCAAGCTGCTCACCCGCCCCGCCCGGGAGCGCCTGGTGCCCGCCATCCAACGCTGGTGCCTCGGCTGGGGGGTGGGTCACGCCTCGCCGGAGGAGATCGACGAGGTCGGGATCATGGCCGCCCTGCGCCTGGCCGGCCAGCGCGCCCTCGCCCACCTGCCCACCGCCCCCGACCTGGTCATCCTGGACGGCAACCACGACTGGCTCACCGACCCGTCCCGGGAGGGGCTGCTCGGCCTGCTGGACCCCGCCGTCGCTCCGCCGGTGCCGGTGCGGACCCTGATCAAGGCGGACATGACCTGCTCCTCGGTGGCCGCCGCCAGCGTGCTGGCCAAGGTGACCCGCGACAACCAGATGATCGAGAAGGCGCCGGAGCATCCGGCATACCGTTGGGAGCTGAACAAGGGGTATGCGGCCCCCGAGCACCAGGAGGCGCTGCGCACCCTGGGGCCGAGCCCGTACCACCGCCGCAGCTGGAACATCACCGGCAACGTCGTCGACCCGAGGGAGCTGAGTCAGGCATGA
- a CDS encoding DUF2469 domain-containing protein encodes MSAEDLEKYETDMELALYREYRDVVGLFTHVVETERRFYLANEVDVQVRTGSGETWFEVTMSDAWVWDVYRPARFVKNVRVITFKDVNVEELAKSDLEIPKGGGFPS; translated from the coding sequence ATGAGTGCCGAGGACCTGGAGAAGTACGAGACCGACATGGAACTCGCGCTCTACCGCGAGTACCGCGACGTGGTGGGCCTGTTCACCCACGTGGTGGAGACCGAGCGCCGGTTCTACCTGGCCAACGAGGTCGACGTGCAGGTGCGGACCGGCAGCGGGGAGACCTGGTTCGAGGTCACCATGAGCGACGCCTGGGTGTGGGACGTCTACCGGCCGGCCCGGTTCGTCAAGAACGTGCGGGTGATCACCTTCAAGGACGTCAACGTGGAGGAACTGGCCAAGAGCGACCTCGAGATCCCCAAGGGCGGCGGTTTCCCCTCCTGA
- a CDS encoding YraN family protein yields the protein MEVVEVADGGMPYRVARSVGDYGEQVACRYLEDRGYVVVDRNWRCDQGELDIVALHRDTLVFCEVKTRRSNRYGSPVEAVVPAKAARLRRLALQWLREHDLHRREVRIDVLGVLVQRSGAAEVEHLRGVA from the coding sequence GTGGAGGTGGTCGAGGTGGCCGACGGGGGTATGCCGTACCGCGTGGCGCGGTCGGTGGGTGACTACGGCGAGCAGGTGGCGTGCCGCTACCTGGAGGACCGCGGCTACGTCGTCGTGGACCGCAACTGGCGGTGTGACCAGGGGGAGCTGGACATCGTCGCGCTGCACCGCGACACGCTGGTCTTCTGTGAGGTGAAGACGCGGCGGTCCAACCGCTACGGGTCGCCGGTTGAGGCGGTCGTCCCGGCCAAGGCGGCCCGGTTGCGCCGGCTCGCGCTGCAATGGTTGCGCGAGCACGACCTGCACCGGCGGGAGGTCCGGATCGACGTGCTGGGGGTGCTGGTCCAGCGCTCCGGTGCGGCCGAGGTCGAGCACCTCAGGGGCGTGGCCTGA
- a CDS encoding YifB family Mg chelatase-like AAA ATPase has protein sequence MGLGVTRAVALTGVEGHPVRVEANLADGLPTFVVGGLPDTACAQAPDRVKAAAGNSGHRIPARRWTVNLSPASLPKHGSGFDVAIATAVLAAMDVLPTDLVGQVTHIGELGLDGSVRPVPGVLPMVIAAAAAGAREFVVARDNAREAALVPGITVRPVATLGELIGLYGALASGAEPGLRAVSPEAEAPTDLPDMRDVVGQAEARAALEVAAAGRHHMLLVGPPGAGKTMLAERLPGLLPALDRQEALEVTSVHSVLGELPGAGSLVGRAPFVAPHHGASMASVIGGGSGRVRPGAVSRAHRGVLFLDETPEFRRDVLDGMRQPLESGEVVIARADRHVRLPARFQLIAAANPCPCGLGYGKGLACTCTPQARRSYFGKLSGPLLDRIDVRVGMLPVSRASLSGSGGEASAAVAARVLGARERQRRRWEGTPWSVNAEVPGTFLRSGRWRLPAADTRDIDSAVDHGRLTLRGYDRCLRIAWTVADLAGADRPHREQIAHALALRNSAGVAG, from the coding sequence ATGGGCCTCGGGGTCACCCGCGCGGTGGCGCTGACCGGGGTGGAGGGACACCCGGTGCGGGTCGAGGCGAACCTGGCCGACGGGCTGCCCACCTTCGTCGTCGGTGGCCTGCCCGACACCGCGTGCGCCCAGGCGCCGGACCGGGTCAAGGCCGCCGCCGGCAACTCGGGCCACCGGATCCCGGCGAGGCGCTGGACGGTGAACCTGTCCCCGGCCTCGCTGCCCAAGCACGGCTCCGGCTTCGACGTCGCCATCGCCACCGCCGTGCTGGCGGCCATGGACGTGCTGCCCACCGACCTCGTCGGCCAGGTCACCCACATCGGGGAGCTGGGGTTGGACGGGTCGGTCCGTCCGGTCCCCGGGGTGCTGCCGATGGTGATCGCCGCCGCCGCGGCCGGGGCCCGCGAGTTCGTCGTGGCGCGGGACAACGCCCGGGAGGCCGCCCTCGTGCCGGGGATCACGGTCCGGCCGGTGGCCACCCTGGGCGAACTGATCGGTCTCTACGGGGCGCTGGCCAGCGGGGCGGAGCCGGGCCTGCGGGCCGTGTCGCCCGAGGCGGAGGCACCGACGGACCTCCCGGACATGCGGGACGTGGTGGGGCAGGCCGAGGCGCGCGCCGCGCTGGAGGTCGCCGCGGCCGGACGCCACCACATGCTCCTGGTCGGCCCTCCGGGCGCGGGCAAGACGATGCTCGCCGAGCGGCTGCCGGGGCTGCTCCCCGCCCTGGACCGGCAGGAGGCGCTCGAGGTCACCTCGGTGCACTCCGTGCTGGGTGAACTGCCCGGGGCCGGTTCCCTGGTCGGCCGGGCCCCCTTCGTCGCGCCGCACCACGGTGCGTCCATGGCGTCCGTGATCGGCGGCGGCAGCGGCCGGGTGCGGCCCGGCGCGGTGTCCCGGGCCCACCGGGGTGTCCTGTTCCTGGACGAGACCCCGGAGTTCCGGCGGGACGTGCTCGACGGGATGCGCCAGCCGTTGGAGTCCGGTGAGGTGGTGATCGCGCGGGCGGACCGGCACGTGCGGCTCCCGGCGCGCTTCCAGCTGATCGCGGCCGCCAACCCCTGCCCCTGTGGCCTGGGCTACGGCAAGGGGCTGGCCTGCACCTGCACGCCCCAGGCCCGGCGCAGCTACTTCGGCAAGCTCTCCGGACCGCTGCTGGACCGGATCGACGTGCGGGTGGGCATGCTGCCGGTGTCCCGCGCCTCGCTGTCCGGGAGCGGGGGCGAGGCCAGCGCCGCGGTCGCGGCCAGGGTGCTCGGAGCCCGGGAGCGGCAGCGCCGCCGGTGGGAGGGCACCCCTTGGTCGGTGAACGCCGAGGTGCCGGGCACCTTCCTGCGCTCGGGCCGGTGGCGGTTGCCCGCCGCCGACACCCGCGACATCGACAGCGCGGTCGACCACGGGCGGCTGACCCTGCGCGGCTACGACCGGTGCCTGCGGATCGCCTGGACCGTGGCCGACCTCGCCGGTGCCGACCGGCCCCACCGGGAGCAGATCGCGCATGCCCTGGCGCTGCGCAACAGCGCGGGGGTGGCGGGATGA
- the dprA gene encoding DNA-processing protein DprA — MSTRGGTPSPAAAEALDERIARVAWSRLAEPGDTTARDLVVRYGIVDGLAVALRAGSAKTAKYAPRARELDPVRDLEIAARCDARVITPSDEEWPVGLDDLELPPFCLYARGPLDVGVATTGVAVVGSRASTAYGEYLATELAAGLSGAGFGIVSGAAFGIDGAAHRATLAVDGSTIAVLAGGVDRPYPAAHERLLAQIAEVGAVVSEVPPGAAPTRVRFLQRNRLIAAMTAGTLVVEAGLRSGARSTARHALRLGRPLGAVPGPVTSMASAGCHQMVRDAEAVLVTDAEEAAELFGRIGEHLATPKRGPSRPGDDLDGGAQKVRAVLPQYRSATVEKLAGLAGLSAAEVLAGLGQLEAAGLVERRLDGWGRVR, encoded by the coding sequence ATGAGCACCCGTGGGGGCACACCCTCGCCGGCTGCCGCTGAGGCGCTGGACGAGCGGATCGCGCGGGTGGCCTGGTCGCGGTTGGCCGAACCCGGGGACACCACGGCCAGGGATCTCGTGGTCCGCTACGGGATCGTCGACGGCCTGGCCGTGGCGCTGCGGGCCGGGTCGGCGAAGACCGCCAAGTACGCGCCCCGGGCCCGGGAGCTGGATCCCGTGCGGGACCTGGAGATCGCCGCCCGGTGTGACGCCCGGGTGATCACCCCGTCGGACGAGGAGTGGCCGGTCGGTCTGGACGACCTGGAGCTGCCCCCGTTCTGCCTCTATGCGCGCGGGCCGCTCGACGTGGGGGTCGCGACGACCGGAGTCGCGGTGGTCGGGTCGAGGGCGAGCACCGCTTACGGGGAGTACCTGGCCACCGAGCTGGCCGCGGGGCTGTCCGGGGCGGGGTTCGGCATCGTCTCCGGAGCGGCCTTCGGCATCGACGGGGCGGCCCACCGGGCCACCCTGGCAGTCGACGGGTCGACCATCGCGGTGCTGGCCGGTGGGGTCGACCGGCCCTACCCCGCGGCGCACGAACGGCTCCTGGCGCAGATCGCCGAGGTGGGGGCGGTGGTCAGCGAGGTCCCCCCGGGGGCGGCCCCCACCAGGGTCCGGTTCCTGCAGCGCAACCGGCTCATCGCGGCGATGACGGCCGGCACGCTGGTGGTGGAGGCAGGCCTGCGGTCGGGGGCGCGCAGCACCGCCCGGCACGCGCTGCGGCTCGGCCGTCCGCTGGGAGCGGTGCCGGGGCCGGTCACCTCGATGGCATCGGCCGGGTGCCACCAGATGGTGCGGGACGCCGAGGCGGTGCTGGTGACCGACGCGGAGGAGGCTGCCGAGCTGTTCGGCCGGATCGGGGAGCACCTGGCCACGCCGAAGCGCGGCCCGTCGCGTCCCGGCGACGACCTGGACGGCGGGGCCCAGAAGGTCCGTGCGGTGCTGCCGCAGTACCGCTCGGCCACCGTCGAGAAGCTGGCCGGGTTGGCGGGGCTGTCCGCCGCGGAGGTGCTGGCCGGACTGGGACAGCTGGAGGCTGCCGGGCTGGTGGAACGACGCCTGGACGGGTGGGGGAGGGTCCGGTGA
- a CDS encoding M23 family metallopeptidase: MRTRRILGTALLVALVVGSQGAAAPAPATVGDGAEPVTEPVAEPSQSGALILGWLVGDPVRFPGEVTGLRAPDAAVRWSPPLPGPVVVVDPFRPPAKKWLPGHRGVDLLGAVGSPVTAVDDGVVSYSGVINGVGIVAVRHGPDLRSTYQPVEDRVGTGTVVAAGDRVGVLGSGGHCVLVTCLHLGAIRGKETYVDPMLFLNGWELSLLPTG; encoded by the coding sequence GTGAGGACCCGCCGGATCCTGGGGACGGCGCTGCTCGTCGCCCTCGTGGTGGGGTCGCAGGGTGCCGCCGCGCCCGCACCGGCCACGGTCGGGGACGGGGCCGAGCCGGTGACCGAACCGGTGGCCGAGCCGTCGCAGAGTGGTGCGCTCATCCTCGGGTGGCTGGTGGGCGACCCCGTCCGTTTCCCGGGCGAGGTCACCGGGTTGCGGGCTCCGGACGCCGCGGTCCGCTGGTCACCCCCGCTGCCCGGACCGGTCGTCGTGGTGGACCCGTTCCGGCCTCCGGCCAAGAAGTGGCTGCCCGGGCACCGCGGGGTCGACCTGCTCGGCGCGGTCGGCAGCCCGGTGACCGCCGTGGATGACGGGGTGGTCTCCTACAGCGGGGTCATCAACGGTGTCGGGATCGTCGCGGTGCGCCACGGGCCGGACCTGCGCAGCACCTACCAGCCGGTGGAGGACCGGGTGGGGACGGGCACGGTCGTCGCCGCCGGCGACCGGGTGGGAGTCCTCGGCAGTGGCGGGCACTGTGTGCTGGTGACGTGCCTGCACCTGGGTGCCATCCGGGGGAAGGAGACGTATGTCGACCCGATGCTCTTCCTGAACGGCTGGGAGCTGTCCCTGTTGCCGACCGGCTGA
- a CDS encoding tyrosine recombinase XerC — MVPSAVLAEYERHLRAEKNRSEHTIRAYLGDVRSMSGALAVAGVEDLPDVTLSDLRSWLGTLAASGVAASTIARRSAAAKTFLRWAHRTGRVPSDPSVRLGTPRQARHLPGVLKESEAAGLLDLAEVSADDDDPVHLRDRAALELLYASGIRVGELVGLDLEDLDLTGRVARVLGKGNKERTVPFGVPAGRALGDWLSRGRPLLVTAESGPALFLGRRGRRVDQRQIRSAVHDLLAHLPDAPDLGPHGLRHSAATHLLEGGADLRTVQEMLGHASLATTQIYTHVSVERLRSAYRQAHPRA; from the coding sequence ATCGTGCCGTCCGCCGTCCTGGCGGAGTACGAGCGACACCTGCGGGCCGAGAAGAACCGGTCGGAGCACACGATCCGGGCCTACCTGGGGGATGTGCGCTCGATGTCGGGGGCGTTGGCCGTGGCCGGCGTCGAGGACCTGCCGGATGTGACCCTGTCCGACCTGAGGAGCTGGCTGGGCACACTCGCCGCGTCAGGCGTCGCTGCCTCCACCATCGCCCGGCGCTCCGCGGCCGCCAAGACCTTCCTGCGCTGGGCCCACCGCACCGGACGGGTCCCCAGCGACCCGTCCGTCCGCCTCGGGACCCCGCGCCAGGCGCGTCACCTGCCGGGGGTGCTGAAGGAGTCCGAGGCCGCGGGGCTGCTCGACCTGGCGGAGGTGTCCGCGGACGACGACGACCCCGTCCACCTCAGGGACCGGGCCGCGCTCGAACTGCTCTACGCCAGCGGGATCCGGGTGGGCGAGCTGGTCGGGCTCGACCTGGAAGACCTGGACCTCACCGGGCGGGTGGCCAGGGTCCTCGGCAAGGGCAACAAGGAGCGCACGGTGCCCTTCGGCGTCCCCGCCGGACGGGCGCTCGGCGACTGGTTGAGCCGCGGCCGACCGCTGCTGGTCACGGCGGAGTCCGGACCCGCGCTGTTCCTCGGGCGCCGGGGACGACGGGTCGACCAACGCCAGATCCGCAGTGCCGTCCACGACCTGCTCGCGCACCTGCCGGACGCGCCGGACCTGGGACCCCACGGGTTGCGGCACTCCGCAGCGACCCACCTGCTCGAGGGCGGCGCCGACCTGAGGACGGTCCAGGAGATGCTGGGCCACGCCAGCCTGGCCACCACCCAGATCTACACGCACGTGTCCGTCGAGCGGCTGCGATCGGCATACCGGCAGGCGCACCCTAGGGCTTGA
- a CDS encoding BTAD domain-containing putative transcriptional regulator, whose product MPDLRVGVLGTLEVHVDGRPQVVPPGRQRAVLTCLLAHAGQPVSRDALIEAAWRDDVPHNPPKALRTVLSRLRTVLGPQSIEFTPAGYRLSFATVDGDEFVDLVRRARSTDPLEASDLLERGLALWRGPAYGEYADAPYATAVAQSLEQLRMEAVEARADALLQLGHPAAAITALQELLVDQPFREHALEVLATALYHAGRQTDALDLLRNHRKTLAAELGLDPAPGLADLEAAILGHTMKSPRAVEAPPAWLDTSTAFVGREDELSDVAASVVANRLSMITGPGGVGKSRLAAEALPRIHRELGLPTTVVELAQVGAHQAIAAVADRIGLRSTSEHDRDHPGRPAADCDSTRPDLTSAAVVGELVAYLEAVPHLLVLDNCEHVLPEIATLASTIARRCPGTRVLATSRHRLGVPTERVLPLTPLRLPDPATSAGRQEATSSMRLFIDRVRRLRPTFTLTPDNRAQVVDLCRWCDGVPLALEITASRVASTSVADVVEFLPGDLTRSDLHAVVDWSYRLLGAPERLVLQCLSVCAGDLDGPSILGLIEHLGEDGQDLSGALGELVESSLVVRVDVEGGTTGPATVRYRLLAMVRAYAAERLADSGRAADVHRAHAHWVRTVLEGVQQDWSREDGARLSARLTAHAPEIGSALRWALDADDCELAAGLSHTLVRCWHWTPSPPVRDLMAAVAETATRYPGPTTAPGLAAGAFIAAEHGEVARAAELAKEALVVSDAGEVHTTAYLALAVAAMYAADLRGAQRHFTEVARNPETAGEAHASLALTACYADDLTAAREHAAIALTACSAGSDHALAFAQYAAGEVRARTDPDAGMSLLRQAIAEAERVSAEQVARVARIALFARLVRDGASDEAVPLGLILITDLRRLSAWNQIWTLLRLLAELLAANGRWSDAAFLWGAAAAGGAPPPMGDDVERYAQLEALLATHLEAGFRCRIEDLAAATPRHRVLSRAEDLLARWHRAGRSEPPASDAR is encoded by the coding sequence ATGCCTGACCTGCGTGTGGGCGTGTTGGGCACGCTCGAGGTTCACGTCGACGGGCGCCCGCAGGTCGTTCCTCCGGGCCGTCAGCGGGCGGTGCTGACGTGCTTGCTCGCACATGCCGGTCAGCCGGTGTCGCGTGATGCCCTCATCGAGGCAGCGTGGCGCGACGACGTTCCGCACAACCCGCCCAAGGCGCTGCGCACCGTCCTGTCGCGGCTCCGCACCGTGCTGGGACCTCAGTCGATCGAGTTCACGCCGGCCGGATATCGACTCAGTTTCGCGACGGTCGATGGCGACGAGTTCGTCGACCTCGTCCGACGGGCCAGGTCGACGGATCCGCTGGAGGCGTCGGACCTGCTCGAGCGTGGCCTAGCCCTGTGGCGCGGGCCGGCCTACGGCGAGTATGCCGACGCCCCCTACGCGACCGCCGTCGCCCAGTCCCTGGAGCAATTGCGGATGGAGGCGGTGGAGGCCCGCGCCGACGCCCTGCTGCAGCTCGGTCACCCGGCGGCGGCCATCACCGCGCTCCAGGAACTGCTCGTCGACCAACCCTTCAGGGAGCACGCCCTGGAGGTGCTGGCCACCGCGCTGTACCACGCCGGCCGTCAGACCGACGCGTTGGACCTGCTCCGGAACCACCGGAAGACACTGGCCGCCGAGCTCGGGCTCGACCCTGCACCCGGCCTGGCGGACCTGGAGGCGGCCATCCTCGGCCACACCATGAAATCGCCCCGCGCGGTTGAGGCGCCGCCGGCCTGGCTGGACACATCGACTGCGTTCGTGGGACGCGAAGACGAGTTGTCGGACGTGGCTGCCTCCGTCGTGGCCAACCGGCTGAGCATGATCACCGGCCCCGGTGGCGTGGGCAAGTCCCGACTCGCTGCCGAAGCACTGCCGCGGATACACAGAGAGCTCGGACTGCCGACAACTGTGGTCGAGCTGGCACAGGTGGGGGCACACCAGGCCATCGCCGCCGTCGCGGACCGGATTGGGCTCCGTTCGACGAGTGAGCACGACCGTGACCACCCCGGCCGCCCGGCTGCCGATTGTGACAGCACAAGACCGGACCTGACCTCGGCCGCAGTGGTGGGCGAGCTCGTCGCATACCTGGAGGCGGTGCCCCACCTCCTGGTGCTGGACAACTGCGAGCACGTCCTCCCCGAGATCGCCACCCTGGCCTCGACCATCGCTCGTCGGTGCCCCGGCACGAGGGTCCTCGCCACGAGCCGCCACCGCCTCGGGGTCCCGACCGAACGCGTCCTCCCGCTGACCCCGCTGCGACTGCCCGACCCCGCCACGAGCGCCGGACGCCAGGAGGCGACGTCGTCGATGCGGCTGTTCATCGACCGCGTGCGACGCCTGCGCCCGACCTTCACCCTGACCCCCGACAACAGGGCTCAGGTCGTGGACCTGTGTCGGTGGTGTGACGGTGTGCCGTTGGCGCTGGAGATCACCGCCTCCCGGGTGGCGTCCACCAGCGTGGCCGACGTGGTGGAGTTCCTGCCCGGGGACCTGACAAGGAGCGACCTCCATGCGGTCGTGGACTGGTCCTACCGCCTGTTGGGGGCACCGGAACGCCTGGTGTTGCAGTGCCTGTCCGTCTGCGCCGGCGATCTCGATGGACCCTCGATCCTCGGTCTGATCGAGCACCTCGGGGAGGACGGGCAGGACCTCTCCGGTGCCCTCGGCGAGCTCGTGGAGTCCTCACTCGTGGTCCGTGTCGACGTCGAGGGCGGCACGACGGGTCCGGCAACGGTGCGGTACCGACTGTTGGCGATGGTGCGGGCCTACGCCGCTGAGCGCCTGGCTGATTCGGGGCGGGCAGCGGACGTCCACCGTGCGCACGCCCACTGGGTGCGCACGGTGCTCGAGGGCGTCCAGCAAGACTGGTCGCGCGAGGACGGCGCCCGGCTGAGCGCCCGTCTGACGGCGCACGCGCCGGAGATCGGGTCGGCCCTGCGGTGGGCCCTGGACGCCGATGATTGTGAGCTGGCTGCAGGCCTCTCCCACACCTTGGTGCGGTGTTGGCACTGGACTCCCAGCCCGCCGGTGCGCGACCTGATGGCCGCGGTGGCGGAGACGGCCACCCGATACCCGGGGCCGACGACCGCGCCGGGCCTCGCAGCCGGCGCCTTCATCGCCGCTGAACACGGCGAGGTCGCGCGTGCCGCCGAACTGGCCAAGGAGGCGCTGGTCGTGAGCGACGCCGGTGAGGTCCACACGACCGCATACCTGGCCCTCGCTGTGGCAGCGATGTACGCGGCAGACCTCCGGGGAGCCCAACGCCACTTCACCGAGGTCGCGAGGAATCCCGAGACGGCCGGAGAAGCCCACGCCTCGTTGGCGCTCACCGCCTGCTACGCCGACGACCTGACTGCGGCACGCGAACACGCCGCCATCGCGCTCACCGCCTGCTCCGCCGGGAGCGACCACGCGCTGGCGTTCGCCCAATACGCGGCGGGAGAGGTGCGGGCACGCACCGACCCGGACGCGGGGATGTCGCTCCTGCGTCAGGCGATCGCGGAGGCCGAGCGGGTCAGTGCGGAACAGGTCGCCCGGGTGGCCCGGATCGCGCTGTTTGCCCGACTGGTGCGGGACGGCGCCAGTGACGAGGCCGTCCCCCTCGGACTGATCCTGATCACTGACCTTCGACGGCTGTCAGCGTGGAACCAAATCTGGACTCTGCTGCGGCTGCTCGCGGAGCTACTCGCGGCCAACGGCCGGTGGTCCGATGCGGCCTTTCTGTGGGGCGCGGCTGCCGCTGGCGGGGCGCCGCCACCGATGGGCGACGATGTCGAACGTTATGCGCAGCTGGAGGCTCTGCTCGCCACACATCTCGAGGCCGGATTCCGATGCCGGATAGAGGACCTCGCCGCGGCCACCCCGCGCCACCGTGTTCTCAGCCGCGCCGAGGACCTGCTCGCCCGCTGGCACCGCGCGGGACGGTCGGAACCTCCTGCCTCCGACGCCCGGTGA